The Brachyhypopomus gauderio isolate BG-103 chromosome 2, BGAUD_0.2, whole genome shotgun sequence genome contains a region encoding:
- the LOC143501552 gene encoding semaphorin-7A isoform X1 codes for MTLSGLLMFLSGLWITSSSFTHDGHQSRPRIRITHEDMSFLSQKLPSTQNHSVLRLVKDPNGHDIYAGSPNGLYVFREDSKQLTSIHVPLFKTNCQDSTPCGYKISLLKEGTNGNPLFVCGEQQKDRVCCQVSSNGDPVDCFNMEHRPNINEPSLHIGDALFFTLSGDSNTDATIGLYKKSNHSYTRPLSSKREQRYVKIIADKATNSLEGKLYSFYIEMNTNKDPEMPLWIPKVSQFCMADEGGVKNQLQSRWTSMLTARLFCGDEGKRISFTQLLDVAVLEAEDWDRSLIYALFRNDYNLSAICVYEMANISHTFRSSTFTVNEDLDMSASPRPGECVPNKNFPSNFLRFMQKCPEMNDWVKPARGPMMLSRHHHYTHLQVDRLDGGSILLLALENGRVHKVLDQDGEAFIIAEYEPFTSKTRVQSFLLDRSTKRLFLSSSSEVVRMDLQDCSVYGTHCCFCMQARDPYCGWSQDISRCSPANKHSLRDLKGDCSVCNESSDSGRTLPLQDIPRHLPRDIIMPKGSPFFMNCPAISQHASCAWFQEESRKDCVYTEQGCILLISSMSHEDEGTYKCVASENGHDVVVADFVLSLNSATGPRVTRLVLPCLLLLLSVIC; via the exons ATGACATTATCAGGATTATTAATGTTTTTGTCCGGATTATGGATTACATCTTCCAGCTTCACACACGACGGACATCAAAGTAGACCGAGAATCAGAATAACCCATGAAG aTATGTCCTTTCTCAGCCAAAAGTTACCAAGCACACAGAACCACAGTGTGCTGAGACTGGTCAAGGACCCCAATGGCCATGACATATACGCAGGAAGCCCCAACGGCTTATACGTCTTTAGGGAAGACTCCAAACAGCTAACCTCG ATACATGTGCCATTATTTAAGACCAATTGCCAGGACTCCACT CCCTGCGGGTACAAAATCTCTCTGCTGAAAGAGGGAACCAATGGAAATCCACTGTTCGTCTGTGGAGAACAGCAGAAGGACAGGGTGTGCTGTCAGGTG AGCTCAAATGGAGACCCCGTGGACTGCTTCAATATGGAGCATAGACCAAATATCAATGAGCCGTCTTTGCATATTG GTGACGCTCTGTTTTTCACCCTGTCTGGGGACAGCAACACAGACGCCACTATCGGACTCTACAAAAAGTCGAACCATAGCTACACCCGGCCGTTGTCGAGCAAGAGGG AACAGAGATACGTGAAAATCATAGCGGACAAAGCCACCAACTCTCTGGAGGGGAAACTGTACTCCTTCTACATAGAGATGAACACCAACAAAGACCCAGAGATGCCTCTCTGGATTCCAAAAGTGTCTCAGTTCTGCATG GCGGACGAGGGCGGTGTTAAAAACCAGCTGCAGTCCCGCTGGACGTCCATGCTGACTGCGCGTCTCTTCTGCGGAGACGAGGGGAAGAGAATATCCTTCACGCAGCTGCTGGACGTAGCCGTGCTGGAGGCTGAGGACTGGGACAGAAGCTTAATCTACGCCCTCTTCAGAAATGATTA CAATCTAAGTGCCATTTGTGTTTACGAGATGGCCAACATCAGTCACACTTTCAGAAGCTCCACTTTCACAGTGAATGAGGACCTCGATATGTCTGCTTCACCGCGTCCTGGAGAG tgtgtcccAAACAAGAATTTCCCCTCCAACTTCCTGAGGTTTATGCAAAAGTGTCCAGAGATGAATGACTGGGTTAAACCGGCACGTGGTCCCATGATGCTCAGCCGGCACCACCACTACACGCACCTGCAGGTGGACAGGCTGGACGGAGGGAGcatcctcctcctcgccctag AGAACGGCAGGGTGCATAAAGTCCTGGATCAGGACGGCGAGGCCTTCATCATCGCCGAGTACGAGCCTTTCACGTCCAAGACCCGGGTGCAGAGTTTCCTGTTGGACCGCTCAACC AAGCGCCTGTTCCTGAGCTCCAGCAGTGAGGTGGTGCGCATGGACCTGCAAGACTGCAGCGTGTACGGGACACACTGTTGCTTCTGCATGCAAGCGCGGGACCCATACTGCGGGTGGAGCCAGGACATCTCAAGGTGTTCGCCTGCTAATAA ACACTCACTTCGAGACCTGAAGGGAGACTGCTCTGTTTGTAATG AGTCCTCAGACTCTGGAAGAACATTGCCGTTGCAGGACATACCCAGACATTTGCCAAGAGACATCATCATGCCAAAGGGTTCTCCATTCTTCATGAACTGCCCAGCGATCTCCCAGCATGCTTCATGCGCTTGGTTCCAGGAGGAGAGCAGGAAGGACTGTGTTTACACTGAGCAGGGCTGCATTTTACTGATATCCAGCATGAGCCACGAAGATGAGGGAACATACAAATGTGTGGCCTCCGAGAACGGCCATGATGTTGTGGTCGCTGATTTTGTGCTTAGTCTGAACAGTGCCACGGGGCCAAGAGTGACTCGTCTGGTGCTGCCATGTCTCCTGCTCCTGCTCTCTGTGATCTGCTAG
- the LOC143501552 gene encoding semaphorin-7A isoform X2 — MTLSGLLMFLSGLWITSSSFTHDGHQSRPRIRITHEDMSFLSQKLPSTQNHSVLRLVKDPNGHDIYAGSPNGLYVFREDSKQLTSIHVPLFKTNCQDSTPCGYKISLLKEGTNGNPLFVCGEQQKDRVCCQVSSNGDPVDCFNMEHRPNINEPSLHIGDALFFTLSGDSNTDATIGLYKKSNHSYTRPLSSKREQRYVKIIADKATNSLEGKLYSFYIEMNTNKDPEMPLWIPKVSQFCMADEGGVKNQLQSRWTSMLTARLFCGDEGKRISFTQLLDVAVLEAEDWDRSLIYALFRNDYNLSAICVYEMANISHTFRSSTFTVNEDLDMSASPRPGECVPNKNFPSNFLRFMQKCPEMNDWVKPARGPMMLSRHHHYTHLQVDRLDGGSILLLALENGRVHKVLDQDGEAFIIAEYEPFTSKTRVQSFLLDRSTKRLFLSSSSEVVRMDLQDCSVYGTHCCFCMQARDPYCGWSQDISRCSPANKVLRLWKNIAVAGHTQTFAKRHHHAKGFSILHELPSDLPACFMRLVPGGEQEGLCLH, encoded by the exons ATGACATTATCAGGATTATTAATGTTTTTGTCCGGATTATGGATTACATCTTCCAGCTTCACACACGACGGACATCAAAGTAGACCGAGAATCAGAATAACCCATGAAG aTATGTCCTTTCTCAGCCAAAAGTTACCAAGCACACAGAACCACAGTGTGCTGAGACTGGTCAAGGACCCCAATGGCCATGACATATACGCAGGAAGCCCCAACGGCTTATACGTCTTTAGGGAAGACTCCAAACAGCTAACCTCG ATACATGTGCCATTATTTAAGACCAATTGCCAGGACTCCACT CCCTGCGGGTACAAAATCTCTCTGCTGAAAGAGGGAACCAATGGAAATCCACTGTTCGTCTGTGGAGAACAGCAGAAGGACAGGGTGTGCTGTCAGGTG AGCTCAAATGGAGACCCCGTGGACTGCTTCAATATGGAGCATAGACCAAATATCAATGAGCCGTCTTTGCATATTG GTGACGCTCTGTTTTTCACCCTGTCTGGGGACAGCAACACAGACGCCACTATCGGACTCTACAAAAAGTCGAACCATAGCTACACCCGGCCGTTGTCGAGCAAGAGGG AACAGAGATACGTGAAAATCATAGCGGACAAAGCCACCAACTCTCTGGAGGGGAAACTGTACTCCTTCTACATAGAGATGAACACCAACAAAGACCCAGAGATGCCTCTCTGGATTCCAAAAGTGTCTCAGTTCTGCATG GCGGACGAGGGCGGTGTTAAAAACCAGCTGCAGTCCCGCTGGACGTCCATGCTGACTGCGCGTCTCTTCTGCGGAGACGAGGGGAAGAGAATATCCTTCACGCAGCTGCTGGACGTAGCCGTGCTGGAGGCTGAGGACTGGGACAGAAGCTTAATCTACGCCCTCTTCAGAAATGATTA CAATCTAAGTGCCATTTGTGTTTACGAGATGGCCAACATCAGTCACACTTTCAGAAGCTCCACTTTCACAGTGAATGAGGACCTCGATATGTCTGCTTCACCGCGTCCTGGAGAG tgtgtcccAAACAAGAATTTCCCCTCCAACTTCCTGAGGTTTATGCAAAAGTGTCCAGAGATGAATGACTGGGTTAAACCGGCACGTGGTCCCATGATGCTCAGCCGGCACCACCACTACACGCACCTGCAGGTGGACAGGCTGGACGGAGGGAGcatcctcctcctcgccctag AGAACGGCAGGGTGCATAAAGTCCTGGATCAGGACGGCGAGGCCTTCATCATCGCCGAGTACGAGCCTTTCACGTCCAAGACCCGGGTGCAGAGTTTCCTGTTGGACCGCTCAACC AAGCGCCTGTTCCTGAGCTCCAGCAGTGAGGTGGTGCGCATGGACCTGCAAGACTGCAGCGTGTACGGGACACACTGTTGCTTCTGCATGCAAGCGCGGGACCCATACTGCGGGTGGAGCCAGGACATCTCAAGGTGTTCGCCTGCTAATAA AGTCCTCAGACTCTGGAAGAACATTGCCGTTGCAGGACATACCCAGACATTTGCCAAGAGACATCATCATGCCAAAGGGTTCTCCATTCTTCATGAACTGCCCAGCGATCTCCCAGCATGCTTCATGCGCTTGGTTCCAGGAGGAGAGCAGGAAGGACTGTGTTTACACTGA